The Candidatus Equadaptatus faecalis genome contains a region encoding:
- a CDS encoding ferrous iron transport protein A → MYLTDLSDGDLAVVEKTPDGEAGEKLLANGICEGTEIEKISGSPLGNIVTISAGGKFYAVTNDIAEKLAVRAK, encoded by the coding sequence ATGTATCTGACTGATTTGAGCGACGGGGATTTAGCGGTTGTTGAAAAAACTCCGGACGGCGAAGCAGGGGAAAAACTGCTTGCAAACGGCATTTGTGAGGGCACGGAGATTGAGAAAATATCCGGCTCGCCGCTCGGAAACATTGTGACGATTTCAGCAGGCGGAAAGTTTTACGCCGTAACGAACGATATTGCTGAAAAGCTTGCAGTGAGGGCAAAATAG